A stretch of Primulina tabacum isolate GXHZ01 chromosome 13, ASM2559414v2, whole genome shotgun sequence DNA encodes these proteins:
- the LOC142523441 gene encoding uncharacterized protein LOC142523441 isoform X3 has translation MADSEQHPRLILRNFLSLHLCKELEFIHKSCCTVGYRPNVFSTTLSHLIATNSPHLIMPFVPIRENLKEKVEEFFGCEYELFVEFTGLISWCKGSSIGWHSDDNRDYLKQRDFADVIIYTADNKNVHSVGEITEGERLALTLWFSRDASHDEDAKLLLSLSEYTLNISKGAIPSYFPLRASNNMYWFPPEEASIYESGFDICFARLHVLGFDISASDKESYVPSLDSSCHLKLLEKPLHLVCGDELLVWEFVNILHALQVVNFYNWKASESDTVEVKGSSSINVISLSESQRQKIDSLKAAVLKDLQSAEIRFGQLTHGKKNFQHSFDWISFFAIIFEWEAYICDLQKDILTSLPHWQMYQAIFCLPQS, from the exons ATGGCGGATTCTGAGCAGCACCCGCGTCTCATCCTTCGCAATTTCCTTTCTCTACATCTGTGCAAG GAATTGGAGTTCATACACAAGAGCTGTTGCACAGTTGGGTACAGACCAAACGTTTTCTCCACCACTCTCTCTCATCTTATTGCCACAAATTCACCCCATCTCATTATGCCCTTCGTTCCCATTCGAG AAAATTTAAAGGAGAAAGTGGAGGAGTTCTTCGGATGtgaatatgagttgtttgtagaGTTCACTGGACTAATCAG TTGGTGCAAGGGGTCTAGCATTGGATGGCACAGTGATGATAACAGAGACTATCTTAAACAAAGGGATTTTGCG GATGTTATCATATATACAGCGGACAACAAAAATGTTCATTCTGTTGGCGAG ATTACTGAAGGAGAAAGGCTTGCCCTTACTTTGTGGTTCAGCCGTGATGCATCTCATGATGAAGATGCTAAACTTCTTCTTTCTCTTTCTGAATATACATTAAATATCTCTAAAGGAGCTATTCCTTCGTATTTTCCTCTACGAGCTTCCAATAATATGTACTGGTTCCCTCCTGAAGAAGCTTCAATATACGAATCAGGATTTGATATATGCTTTGCAAGGTTACATGTTCTTGGATTTGACATTTCTGCATCTGACAAAGAAAGTTATGTACCTTCATTGGATTCATCTTGCCACTTGAAGTTACTAGAGAAACCTTTACATTTGGTATGTGGCGATGAGTTACTCGTATGGGAATTTGTCAACATATTGCATGCCCTGCAG GTGGTAAACTTTTACAATTGGAAAGCATCAGAATCGGACACAGTGGAGGTAAAAGGTTCTTCATCTATCAATGTAATATCCTTGTCTGAATCACAGAGGCAGAAAATTGACAGCTTGAAAGCCGCTGTTCTGAAGGATCTTCAATCagctgagataagatttggACAATTGACACATGGCAAGAAGAATTTTCAACATTCCTTCGATTGGATTAGTTTTTTTGCCATAATTTTCGAGTGGGAAGCTTATATCTGTGACCtgcaaaaagatatactcacaAGCTTACCACACTGGCAAATGTATCAAGCTATTTTCTGTTTGCCTCAGTCTTGA
- the LOC142523441 gene encoding uncharacterized protein LOC142523441 isoform X2 produces MADSEQHPRLILRNFLSLHLCKELEFIHKSCCTVGYRPNVFSTTLSHLIATNSPHLIMPFVPIRENLKEKVEEFFGCEYELFVEFTGLISWCKGSSIGWHSDDNRDYLKQRDFADGEPSTFAPMAGDVIIYTADNKNVHSVGEITEGERLALTLWFSRDASHDEDAKLLLSLSEYTLNISKGAIPSYFPLRASNNMYWFPPEEASIYESGFDICFARLHVLGFDISASDKESYVPSLDSSCHLKLLEKPLHLVCGDELLVWEFVNILHALQVVNFYNWKASESDTVEVKGSSSINVISLSESQRQKIDSLKAAVLKDLQSAEIRFGQLTHGKKNFQHSFDWISFFAIIFEWEAYICDLQKDILTSLPHWQMYQAIFCLPQS; encoded by the exons ATGGCGGATTCTGAGCAGCACCCGCGTCTCATCCTTCGCAATTTCCTTTCTCTACATCTGTGCAAG GAATTGGAGTTCATACACAAGAGCTGTTGCACAGTTGGGTACAGACCAAACGTTTTCTCCACCACTCTCTCTCATCTTATTGCCACAAATTCACCCCATCTCATTATGCCCTTCGTTCCCATTCGAG AAAATTTAAAGGAGAAAGTGGAGGAGTTCTTCGGATGtgaatatgagttgtttgtagaGTTCACTGGACTAATCAG TTGGTGCAAGGGGTCTAGCATTGGATGGCACAGTGATGATAACAGAGACTATCTTAAACAAAGGGATTTTGCG GATGGGGAACCCTCAACTTTTGCACCCATGGCTGGC GATGTTATCATATATACAGCGGACAACAAAAATGTTCATTCTGTTGGCGAG ATTACTGAAGGAGAAAGGCTTGCCCTTACTTTGTGGTTCAGCCGTGATGCATCTCATGATGAAGATGCTAAACTTCTTCTTTCTCTTTCTGAATATACATTAAATATCTCTAAAGGAGCTATTCCTTCGTATTTTCCTCTACGAGCTTCCAATAATATGTACTGGTTCCCTCCTGAAGAAGCTTCAATATACGAATCAGGATTTGATATATGCTTTGCAAGGTTACATGTTCTTGGATTTGACATTTCTGCATCTGACAAAGAAAGTTATGTACCTTCATTGGATTCATCTTGCCACTTGAAGTTACTAGAGAAACCTTTACATTTGGTATGTGGCGATGAGTTACTCGTATGGGAATTTGTCAACATATTGCATGCCCTGCAG GTGGTAAACTTTTACAATTGGAAAGCATCAGAATCGGACACAGTGGAGGTAAAAGGTTCTTCATCTATCAATGTAATATCCTTGTCTGAATCACAGAGGCAGAAAATTGACAGCTTGAAAGCCGCTGTTCTGAAGGATCTTCAATCagctgagataagatttggACAATTGACACATGGCAAGAAGAATTTTCAACATTCCTTCGATTGGATTAGTTTTTTTGCCATAATTTTCGAGTGGGAAGCTTATATCTGTGACCtgcaaaaagatatactcacaAGCTTACCACACTGGCAAATGTATCAAGCTATTTTCTGTTTGCCTCAGTCTTGA
- the LOC142523442 gene encoding purple acid phosphatase 4-like, with amino-acid sequence MVSKRCNYNNFILQIFLILEINYFCTDHGANADNLPRFEHPAKSDGSLSIMVVGDWGRRGLYNQSAVAHQMGIIGEKMDLDFVISTGDNFYPDGLTDVNDPAFDQSFTNIYTAPSLQKQWYSVLGNHDYRGDALAQLNPLLNQKDSKWFCLKSFILNAEIAEFFFIDTTPFQDKYFTNPGDEVYDWRGVHPRNKYTSTLLKDLESALAESTAKWKIVVGHHTIRSAGIHGNTQELVQKLLPILEANNVDLYINGHDHCLEHISSADSPLQFLTSGGGSKSWRGGYNWSNPNEMKFYYDGQGFMTMKITQTEVEINFYDILGNVMHQWSASKSLLSKI; translated from the exons ATGGTTTCCAAACGttgtaattataataattttatccTGCAAATATTTCTGATTcttgaaattaattatttttgtacTGATCATGGAGCTAACGCTGATAATCTCCCAAGATTCGAACATCCGGCCAAATCCGACGGCTCCCTGAGCATCATGGTGGTCGGAGACTGGGGAAGACGAGGACTATACAACCAGTCTGCTGTCGCCCACCag ATGGGAATAATTGGGGAGAAGATGGATTTGGATTTTGTTATTTCAACTGGTGACAACTTCTATCCCGATGGATTGACTGATGTAAATGATCCAGCCTTTGATCAATCCTTCACAAATATATACACAGCTCCAAGCCTACAGAAGCAATGGTATAGTG TTTTGGGGAACCATGATTATAGAGGAGATGCTTTGGCACAATTGAATCCTCTCCTCAATCAAAAGGATAGTAAATGGTTTTGCCTAAAATCATTCATTCTCAATGCAG AAATTGCAGAGTTCTTTTTCATAGACACGACACCATTCCAAGATAAATACTTCACCAATCCTGGAGATGAAGTGTATGACTGGAGAGGGGTGCATCCCAGAAACAAATATACTTCAACTCTCTTAAAA GATTTGGAGTCAGCATTAGCAGAATCAACAGCAAAATGGAAAATTGTTGTCGGCCACCACACAATTAGAAGTGCTGGGATTCATGGAAATACTCAAGAGCTTGTGCAAAAGCTTCTCCCAATACTCGAG GCAAACAATGTTGACCTCTACATAAATGGGCATGATCACTGTTTGGAACACATCAGTAGTGCAGATAGCCCACTTCAATTTCTAACCAGTGGGGGTGGTTCTAAGTCATGGAGGGGTGGCTACAATTGGTCAAATCCAAATGAAATGAAGTTCTATTATGATGGGCAAGGTTTCATGACCATGAAAATTACTCAAACTGAAGTTGAAATCAACTTTTATGATATTCTTGGCAATGTAATGCACCAGTGGAGTGCATCGAAATCATTGCTCTCCAAAATTTAG
- the LOC142523441 gene encoding uncharacterized protein LOC142523441 isoform X1, with protein sequence MADSEQHPRLILRNFLSLHLCKELEFIHKSCCTVGYRPNVFSTTLSHLIATNSPHLIMPFVPIRENLKEKVEEFFGCEYELFVEFTGLISWCKGSSIGWHSDDNRDYLKQRDFAAVCYLNNYEVDFKGGLFYFQDGEPSTFAPMAGDVIIYTADNKNVHSVGEITEGERLALTLWFSRDASHDEDAKLLLSLSEYTLNISKGAIPSYFPLRASNNMYWFPPEEASIYESGFDICFARLHVLGFDISASDKESYVPSLDSSCHLKLLEKPLHLVCGDELLVWEFVNILHALQVVNFYNWKASESDTVEVKGSSSINVISLSESQRQKIDSLKAAVLKDLQSAEIRFGQLTHGKKNFQHSFDWISFFAIIFEWEAYICDLQKDILTSLPHWQMYQAIFCLPQS encoded by the exons ATGGCGGATTCTGAGCAGCACCCGCGTCTCATCCTTCGCAATTTCCTTTCTCTACATCTGTGCAAG GAATTGGAGTTCATACACAAGAGCTGTTGCACAGTTGGGTACAGACCAAACGTTTTCTCCACCACTCTCTCTCATCTTATTGCCACAAATTCACCCCATCTCATTATGCCCTTCGTTCCCATTCGAG AAAATTTAAAGGAGAAAGTGGAGGAGTTCTTCGGATGtgaatatgagttgtttgtagaGTTCACTGGACTAATCAG TTGGTGCAAGGGGTCTAGCATTGGATGGCACAGTGATGATAACAGAGACTATCTTAAACAAAGGGATTTTGCG GCAGTttgttatttaaataattacgAGGTGGATTTCAAAGGAGGTCTGTTTTACTTCCAGGATGGGGAACCCTCAACTTTTGCACCCATGGCTGGC GATGTTATCATATATACAGCGGACAACAAAAATGTTCATTCTGTTGGCGAG ATTACTGAAGGAGAAAGGCTTGCCCTTACTTTGTGGTTCAGCCGTGATGCATCTCATGATGAAGATGCTAAACTTCTTCTTTCTCTTTCTGAATATACATTAAATATCTCTAAAGGAGCTATTCCTTCGTATTTTCCTCTACGAGCTTCCAATAATATGTACTGGTTCCCTCCTGAAGAAGCTTCAATATACGAATCAGGATTTGATATATGCTTTGCAAGGTTACATGTTCTTGGATTTGACATTTCTGCATCTGACAAAGAAAGTTATGTACCTTCATTGGATTCATCTTGCCACTTGAAGTTACTAGAGAAACCTTTACATTTGGTATGTGGCGATGAGTTACTCGTATGGGAATTTGTCAACATATTGCATGCCCTGCAG GTGGTAAACTTTTACAATTGGAAAGCATCAGAATCGGACACAGTGGAGGTAAAAGGTTCTTCATCTATCAATGTAATATCCTTGTCTGAATCACAGAGGCAGAAAATTGACAGCTTGAAAGCCGCTGTTCTGAAGGATCTTCAATCagctgagataagatttggACAATTGACACATGGCAAGAAGAATTTTCAACATTCCTTCGATTGGATTAGTTTTTTTGCCATAATTTTCGAGTGGGAAGCTTATATCTGTGACCtgcaaaaagatatactcacaAGCTTACCACACTGGCAAATGTATCAAGCTATTTTCTGTTTGCCTCAGTCTTGA
- the LOC142521981 gene encoding uncharacterized protein LOC142521981 gives MDNYGDFNNVLSQDEKKRGLSIKNYETQDFVDCVASLDLLDLRFTGCFFTWMSPKVCSKLDRVLVNQRWNSSNLDGFVEFKASGCVSDHVVCIVCIVSVLEQHKQKLKPFKFLNMWTLTNEFVDIVISNWRFNGHGTLQYCLKQLFKGLKQPLEVLNIELFSNISARAVVAKNKLETMQEDMLPSGVMLDDYREVKKNTEMLLESERLFIAQKAKLNYLKHGDKCTKFFHDLIKKKNKRNAIIAIQNQDGITVTKPLEMAH, from the coding sequence ATGGATAATTATGGGGATTTCAACAATGTGCTCTCCCAAGATGAGAAAAAAAGAGGGTTGAGTATTAAGAACTATGAAACACAAGACTTTGTTGATTGTGTTGCTTCACTGGATCTGTTGGACCTTCGGTTCACTGGTTGCTTCTTTACTTGGATGAGCCCTAAGGTTTGTAGTAAGTTGGATCGTGTACTTGTAAATCAACGTTGGAATTCTTCGAACCTAGATGGATTTGTTGAGTTTAAAGCATCGGGTTGTGTCTCGGATCACGTTGTATGCATTGTATGCATTGTATCTGTGCTTGAGCAACACAAACAGAAGCTGAAACCATTCAAGTTCTTAAACATGTGGACTCTTACTAATGAGTTTGTGGACATAGTGATCAGCAACTGGCGGTTCAATGGGCATGGCACATTACAATACTGTCTCAAGCAATTATTCAAAGGTTTGAAACAACCCCTTGAAGTGTTGAATATAGAACTGTTCAGCAACATATCGGCCAGGGCAGTTGTTGCAAAAAACAAGTTAGAAACTATGCAGGAGGACATGTTGCCATCCGGGGTGATGTTAGATGATTATAGAGAGGTGAAAAAAAATACTGAGATGCTACTTGAATCTGAAAGATTGTTCATTGCGCAGAAAGCAAAGCTAAACTATTTGAAGCATGGTGATAAATGTACGAAGTTTTTCCATGAtttgattaaaaagaaaaacaagagaaaTGCGATTATTGCAATTCAAAATCAGGATGGTATCACGGTGACCAAGCCACTGGAGATGGCACATTGA